The window CTGCATGTAATATTCATTCTAATTTAAATACAATAAGAATTAATCTTATTAAAGATTTAAAAGAAGTAACCCTTGATACATTATTAAAATAACTTTATACTTGAAAGGAATTTTATGAAAATTTTTAAAACAACAAATATTTGTGCTAAAGAAATTGGAATCAAATTAGAAAATAATATTATTACTAATATTAAATTTTTTGGTGGATGTGATGGAAATACTAAAGGATTGGAAAATCTTTTACTTGGTATGAATAAAAATGATGTTATTAAAAAATTAAAAAACATCAATTGTAGAAATAAAGGAACTTCTTGTCCAGATCAGTTGGCAATAATTTTAGAGAATTTATAAAATAACCCATAGGAAAATCCTATGGGTTATTTTTCTAAAGTGCAGAGTATTTTTCTTTCCATATATGCTATTTTAGCAGCATC is drawn from Cetobacterium ceti and contains these coding sequences:
- a CDS encoding TIGR03905 family TSCPD domain-containing protein encodes the protein MKIFKTTNICAKEIGIKLENNIITNIKFFGGCDGNTKGLENLLLGMNKNDVIKKLKNINCRNKGTSCPDQLAIILENL